A single genomic interval of Armigeres subalbatus isolate Guangzhou_Male chromosome 1, GZ_Asu_2, whole genome shotgun sequence harbors:
- the LOC134206458 gene encoding uncharacterized protein LOC134206458 yields MFNPKQFLAPLLIHEWIIMKDLWRGGVGWNEKLKDEHYKRWLQWTKLFYLIDEIRVPRSDVSTDAGDTAYGCVTYFRFDYDEIIHCAFGEAKGKVIPLQCLSTPRKELEAAVLVNSICENRFFPMKRRFL; encoded by the coding sequence ATGTTTAATCCTAAACAGTTTCTTGCTCCATTGTTGATTCACGAGTGGATCATAATGAAGGATCTGTGGCGAGGCGGAGTCGGATGGAACGAAAAGCTGAAAGATGAACACTATAAGCGGTGGCTGCAGTGGACAAAGTTGTTCTATCTAATCGACGAAATACGAGTTCCTCGAAGTGATGTTTCCACCGATGCTGGAGATACGGCGTATGGGTGCGTCACCTACTTTAGGTTCGACTACGACGAAATCATTCACTGCGCATTCGGTGAAGCGAAGGGGAAGGTGATACCATTGCAGTGTTTGTCCACTCCGAGGAAGGAGTTGGAAGCTGCGGTCTTGGTTAATTCGATTTGCGAAAACCGTTTTTTCCCGATGAAGAGAAGATTCCTGTAA